The following proteins are co-located in the Mycolicibacterium goodii genome:
- a CDS encoding MFS transporter translates to MSIPNDHLVDVAIRQEHRTQQRFRTLIGAGVGNTLEWYDWSVYAIFAPFFAHQFFVGDGGAGAMLSTLAVFAVGFLMRPVGGFLFGWLADRRGRRFSMTTSMILMATGSLLIGVAPVQTDVGTWAAIILIVARLAQGLAHGGEIAASYTYIAEVAPPARRGLWSTSLYVSVTAGIVLASLIGAAASSLLGAEALEQWAWRLPFLLGGVLGVVGLYLRRSLPETEAFLTEDSGPQAQPVGTREVLRGLRRNKANLARMVGFSLASTVVVYTWAIGMSGFAISSRGVPAGPALWATVAANLVFMATLPLWGKLSDRYGRKPIFITYSVAFMVLSFPLLAAVDNSPVRLFVLTSVALFFLGAFVGIMPAYFAELFPTHVRASGIGVPYSFTVALFGGTAPYVVTWLADHHLEWVFALYSVILVTIGLVTTLLSPETKGRNLL, encoded by the coding sequence ATGTCCATCCCCAACGACCACCTGGTCGATGTCGCCATCCGGCAGGAACATCGGACTCAACAACGGTTCCGGACGCTGATCGGTGCCGGTGTCGGCAACACCCTCGAGTGGTACGACTGGAGTGTCTACGCGATCTTCGCACCGTTCTTCGCCCATCAGTTCTTCGTCGGTGACGGCGGTGCCGGTGCGATGCTGTCCACGTTGGCGGTGTTCGCCGTCGGCTTTCTCATGCGGCCGGTCGGTGGATTCCTGTTCGGCTGGTTGGCCGATCGGCGCGGTCGCCGGTTCTCGATGACCACGTCGATGATCCTGATGGCAACCGGCAGCCTGCTGATCGGCGTGGCGCCGGTCCAGACCGACGTGGGCACCTGGGCGGCGATCATCCTGATCGTCGCGCGACTCGCGCAGGGCCTGGCCCACGGAGGTGAGATCGCGGCGTCCTACACCTACATCGCCGAGGTGGCGCCGCCTGCCCGACGCGGTCTGTGGTCGACCAGTCTGTACGTCTCCGTCACGGCGGGCATCGTGCTGGCGTCGCTGATCGGCGCCGCAGCGAGCAGCCTGCTCGGCGCCGAGGCACTGGAGCAGTGGGCGTGGCGGCTGCCGTTTCTGCTCGGTGGTGTGCTCGGCGTCGTCGGCCTGTATCTCCGCCGCAGCCTGCCCGAGACCGAAGCGTTCCTCACCGAGGATTCCGGGCCGCAGGCACAGCCGGTCGGCACCCGCGAGGTCCTCCGCGGATTGCGCAGGAACAAGGCCAATCTCGCGAGAATGGTCGGGTTCAGCCTGGCGAGCACCGTCGTGGTCTACACGTGGGCCATCGGGATGTCGGGATTCGCGATCAGCTCGCGCGGCGTCCCTGCCGGTCCGGCGTTGTGGGCGACCGTCGCCGCCAATCTCGTCTTCATGGCCACGCTGCCGCTGTGGGGCAAACTGTCCGACCGCTACGGACGCAAACCGATCTTCATCACCTACTCGGTCGCGTTCATGGTCCTGTCGTTCCCGCTGCTGGCGGCCGTCGACAACTCGCCGGTACGGCTTTTCGTCCTGACCTCGGTCGCCCTGTTCTTCCTCGGCGCGTTCGTCGGCATCATGCCTGCCTACTTCGCCGAACTGTTCCCGACGCACGTGCGGGCATCCGGCATCGGAGTGCCCTACTCGTTCACGGTCGCTCTCTTCGGAGGCACCGCGCCGTACGTCGTCACCTGGCTCGCGGACCACCACCTGGAGTGGGTCTTCGCGTTGTACAGCGTCATCCTGGTCACCATCGGTCTGGTCACCACATTGTTGAGCCCGGAGACAAAGGGCCGGAACCTGTTGTGA